The genome window CCAGCGCAAGCGCGAGCACCAGCACACCAAACCATATTACCGTAAGATAGAAGCGTACGGACTTCATTCATTTTCCTCTTATTTTCGATCTTGATCAACTGGATCGGGACGTTGCAAAGCGATATTATCACCATCGCCCAAGTAGCTGCGAATCCCAAAAGCAATCGCTTCGGCCATCTTGCCTTGCCACTCTTCATTGAGTAAATACTCACGATCATTGTCGTTATTTATATACCCTACTTCAACTAACACAGCAGGCATAGAACTTGCGCGAAGAACGGCAAAACCTGTTCCATAAATAGTCTTGTCACTTCGAATTCCGTTATTTGGAAGCTCATTAACGATGCCTATTTGAGCTTGGATAGCCATAGCTAATGCCGCGCTACTGATTTC of bacterium contains these proteins:
- a CDS encoding N-acetylmuramoyl-L-alanine amidase, producing EISSAALAMAIQAQIGIVNELPNNGIRSDKTIYGTGFAVLRASSMPAVLVEVGYINNDNDREYLLNEEWQGKMAEAIAFGIRSYLGDGDNIALQRPDPVDQDRK